A genome region from Flavobacterium sp. includes the following:
- a CDS encoding HlyD family efflux transporter periplasmic adaptor subunit translates to MAEDNNTFELRSEEVQDILTKVPHWMIRWGTVLIFVIILMLFFVSWFIKYPDVVNTEIVITTNIPPEKIVAKSSGRIEAILVKNKSVVDKNSTLAIIENTANYNDVFLLKNIVEHYNINDPKEFPFSKLKNAQLGEIESAYAVFQKDYQAQELNHDLQPFAIENRAQISEKIQIKERLEILQQQKVINESELQLQKNEIARFEALFNKGIISAQEMEAKKLSFLQAQKSYRGLLSSISQLKSSLIDNTKSSQSSQANSTKEEVNLGRNMAQSFYQLKKVIKDWELAYALKSSISGKVTFLQVWTENQTINSGDNVFSIIPDAKNGFIGKVKAPALNSGKIKVGQRVNIRLANFPDREFGVLRGKIQNISLVPDKDGNLLIDVALPNGLETSYKKQIVFQQEMKGSAEIVTEDLRLIERILYQFKSIFEQV, encoded by the coding sequence ATGGCAGAAGATAATAATACATTCGAATTAAGAAGCGAGGAAGTTCAGGACATTCTCACCAAAGTACCGCACTGGATGATACGCTGGGGAACCGTTTTGATTTTTGTCATTATCCTGATGCTTTTTTTTGTTTCCTGGTTTATAAAATATCCCGATGTTGTTAATACAGAAATTGTCATTACAACCAATATCCCGCCAGAGAAAATCGTTGCGAAAAGTTCAGGGCGAATTGAAGCTATTTTGGTAAAAAACAAATCAGTTGTTGATAAAAACAGTACGCTTGCCATTATAGAAAATACAGCCAATTATAATGACGTTTTTCTGCTGAAAAATATCGTTGAGCATTACAATATTAATGATCCGAAAGAATTTCCGTTCTCAAAGCTTAAAAATGCACAATTAGGAGAAATAGAAAGTGCTTATGCTGTTTTTCAGAAAGATTATCAGGCACAGGAATTAAATCATGACCTGCAGCCTTTTGCTATTGAAAACAGAGCTCAGATTTCTGAAAAAATTCAAATAAAAGAAAGACTGGAGATTCTGCAGCAGCAAAAAGTAATTAATGAAAGTGAGCTTCAGCTTCAAAAAAATGAAATAGCGCGTTTTGAAGCTTTATTTAATAAAGGCATCATTTCGGCTCAGGAAATGGAAGCCAAGAAATTAAGTTTTCTGCAGGCGCAAAAGAGCTACAGAGGCCTTTTATCATCGATTTCTCAATTGAAATCATCGTTGATTGACAATACAAAATCAAGCCAGAGTTCGCAGGCAAACAGCACTAAAGAGGAAGTGAATCTGGGAAGAAACATGGCGCAGTCTTTTTATCAGCTTAAAAAAGTGATTAAAGACTGGGAACTGGCTTATGCTCTAAAATCTTCGATAAGTGGTAAAGTAACCTTTTTACAGGTTTGGACAGAAAATCAAACGATTAACTCCGGCGATAATGTTTTTTCGATTATTCCCGATGCTAAAAATGGTTTTATAGGAAAAGTGAAAGCTCCGGCATTAAATTCTGGAAAAATAAAAGTAGGGCAGAGAGTTAATATTCGTCTGGCTAATTTTCCTGACCGAGAGTTTGGCGTTTTAAGAGGAAAGATTCAGAACATCTCTCTGGTTCCGGATAAAGATGGAAATCTTTTAATTGATGTCGCTCTTCCAAACGGACTAGAAACATCTTATAAGAAACAAATTGTTTTTCAGCAGGAAATGAAAGGAAGTGCCGAAATTGTAACCGAAGATTTACGATTGATCGAAAGAATTCTATATCAGTTTAAAAGTATATTCGAACAGGTTTAA